Within Gasterosteus aculeatus chromosome Y, fGasAcu3.hap1.1, whole genome shotgun sequence, the genomic segment ataaagttgaatctaatctaatctaatctaaactGGTTAAGGGCGACAGGCTTCATCATTGGATTAAAACTGGACAGTTTGAAAAAGGTGGTGGAGAGGGGACACTGGAGAAAGGATAATTCATACCCAGATCAGCCTTTCCACCTGACATCCGAGCACTTTTCCCAACAGACACATTTCACAAGGACAGATACATGAGACTATTGCTGCCTACTGCAATAACAATCACTTCTGGTAACAACTGTAAGACCATCACTGTTTTTCTCGGTTAGATCTTTGCACTATTTTTAAGTTAGTTcttttaatttatattaaaatataaatttctataaataaataaataaaaataaaatcttaatttatattaaaataactaacctgtgtgtgtacgtatacACCATTAGTTAAATCTTTCCATCTACATATTCTAAATAGTGCTAAACTGCATTTGTATCGCTGACTGTTCACCGAATGTCATTTAGTAAACTCCGTTGACCAAAATGTTGAATTCAAGCGTGGCGAGGGAGGCTCCCCGTGAACGCGCACCGGAGGCTTGACGTCACGGAGGCGCCCTGGCTCTCCAgagccgctggtgctgctggcgACATGATGGGAAAACCAGATAGTCTTCAACTGAGTGATTAACGTTACTGAGTTTTCCCTGCCGGACTTTTCGTACGACAAAATGATTCACTATCGACAGCGATTTGAGCTCCACCAGACGACGGCAGAGGTAACTTAGTTTCTTTCGAGAGGTTTTCATAATGGGTTATTGTGTTagcgagaaagaaaaaaggaaatcgAGGTGCTGGTTAAGCACAGCGGCTGGATGGACCGGCCCGTGTCACGGCGAGGTAAACGTATGCGGGttttaccttttctttccctcGTATATCACCTGGACGATGGGAGAAAGCCCGCGGCTTCGAATGAAAAGCCGTCCCGTTCAGTTGCAGGGAAATAcggatgtatgtgtgtgtgtgtctcggcaGTGAACCCCGCACGGCGTCGTTGGAATCGTGCAAAAAATGCTTTAGTGCCATCGTTTTACAAtgcatttaatgtgtgtgtgtgttgttttctgacGGATCATCATTTCTATATGCATTTAGTCTGACGAGCAGAACgatttttcttcccccctctgACAATGTCCACCATGGACGATCCCCGTTCCCCTCCCTAGCTAACGTTTCAATCCGTCAGCGCATcgctggaggggaaaaaaataatatttgtagCTTCAAGATGTATTCCCCAATGTGACATACGCAACCCACCACGAATGACAAAGGGACGGCGATAATTTGCCGGATAACGCGGGGAGTTGGAGCCGTAAAACGTCAGCTCGTTAGCCGGTGTGTCGAGGTAaccgttagccgctagcaaggcCGCGGCTCAGCCGTTAAACCGCCAGCGCTGAGATTCGGTGAAAAGCCGAGGACGAAACGGAGCGTAAGCTGCTCTCCTGTGAGCAGAGCCGCCTGAAGTCTGTGGACGTCTCGTGTTTCCAGCACTCTGTTCGCCTCAAACGGTCCGTCGGGGCTGACCGGAGGCTCGCGAGCTATAATGGCGATATAGGGATTTAACGGGGAACACCTGGGACACGGCGGCTCCAAACCCACAGGCTGCAGATGCACACGTACGAATACACGTTCGCCATCTCTGTTTGTCTTATTCATTTAAAACTGATGCTTCATGTATATCTACCGACAGGCAATTTATAGGGAACAACTGTGTCTTCTTTGCAGATTGGTGTGTAAGTTGTGAAGAGGAAAGTCTGACAGAAGATTGTCCGTCACTCCCTGCGGCTCCAGTTGAAGCGGGATCACCACCACAAATTCACACAGTAACCAATCTATCAACGATACAAAGGTACTTGGGAGTTTTACTGCTGCCACCCTTCTCCTACGTAGCAGAAGATGTACGGTAGTGCCCGCTCGGTTGGCAGAGGGGATGCCAACCATAGTGGCGGCAGAGATGGAAGTGGTCCCGGCAATCAGGGATCCGGCCGTTCCCCTCGCCTACCCCGTTCTCCTCGAATGGGACACCGCCGCAGCAACAGCACCGGAGGCAGTGGAGGAGGTCCGGGAGGAGCGGGAGGCAAAACTCTCTCCATGGAGAACATCCAGTCCCTCAACGCGGCGTATGCCACCTCAGGACCAATGTACCTGAGCGACAACGAGGTGGCCATGGCCGACTACGTTCCCAAAAGTGGTGGGACGATGACGACCATGGGGAGACAGCGGGTGACGTACGGCTCAAGGGCCACCAACAGTGCAGTTGTGGCCGCCAGCACGCCCAACATCTCCACCTCAGTGCCTGGCAATGCTGCGCTGTCAGCCGGCATTCTGGCGGGCGATGCTCTAGCTTTTGGGGACCACCACATGTCCTCCACTGTGCCTCACTCTCTAAGGCAGGCCAGAGATAACACCATACTGGACCTGCAGACTCAACTCAAAgaggtattttttttcccctccatgtTTGCGTATATTCTCGGATTTCAAACGTTTGACAAGCGCTTGACTTGCTTGGTTCAGTGGGCTACATTCACAGTATTTATGTGATATTTGTTAAACCCTGCTTTCTCAGATTCTGCGTGAGAATGAGATGCTGCGGCGAGAGGTGGAAGTTAAGCAGAGCAAGCTCAGCTCTTCCATGAATTCTATCAAGACCTTCTGGAGcccagaattaaaaaaagagcgaGCTCTTAGGAAAGACGAGGTTTCCAAGATCACCGTCTGGAAGGAGCAATACCGTGTGATTCAAGATGAGGCACAGGTGAGTGTTCGCTTGTGTTTCTTCGAATAGATGTTTTCATCATCAAGCCATTATTCTGAATTTAAATGGAGTCATCATCCAGGCTGTGTCAAACATGTCTGATGGGAAGAATGTCTTTCATCCAGTGTGTCGGCTTTAGAACTAAAGTGTGTTTCTCTGCTTTTTGGCCAGTGCCGTATAAGCTTGAGGCAAGTTTTCTAAGATCTAGGTAATCCTCTTCTATGCAGCTATATCATTGTGCTCAATAGATGAAAGAGGCTGTAAGTCGAATGGCTGCGTTAGCCTTTCTATATGTTTCAGAACTGGCTTGATGTGGTGAACTGAATGACAATTTAAAGAAAGCGCTCATTTAAATCGTTTTGTCTAGTCGTTAAAGCACTGGAGTAGATAAGAAACCAATGTAAGAATATTGTCATAGGTAGCGGTAATATATGAGCTGTTGTGACTCATTTTTGATTGAGTATTTTGATTATGTGGCtttccaaaaataataattattagcCTCTTTGAAATGATCATAGTGGTACATTTAGTTCAAATAGCCGATAACCAGAAAAGGATATTCTGCGGTCTATAAATGGAAATCCATCATCTTCGGAATTCCCACTCTGCCCTTTTCTCATAGGTTGTCAAAAAAATGAAGCGTCTCGCGACTGGAAGTATTGTAGAGTTGCATGTGTGCAATTCATCCAAATAGCTCTATGTCTGCTGTCAGGTGTGGAAACCAAACACCTTTATATGTATTTGTCAATTTTCACATGTTTTCCTCCTTGTTAAATGGAGATGGTGGCGTTGTAAACTCTGAGCTACTCAGCAGTCTGTTAAcctacatacatgtatacattttatatgCACACATGTGCAAGAAACATCAGTGAATATAAATAGACACATGGTCTATTTTTGAACCCTTTAGTGGGATTTGTGCAAATAAAGTCTAATTATTGAAGATAAATCCTCATTGTTTCTCTGTAATTCTTAATGACTGGGCAGATGTGTATAATTTGCTGCTTTCCCTCCTGCTGAGTCACATAATCACACTGTGGACTAATTCCCAGTAATGCCTGAGTAACGCAGTACTAATCAGTGGGTGCTGTAATTTAAAGATGTCTGCTTTCATATGTCTCCGTGAACGACTGCACCTCCCACGCTGGCACACGGAAAACACGTACGCACTCGTAAGGCCTTCGGCTAATTACAGCTGCGATTGAACTGCATGCCCCGTTGCTTGTAGGTCCAACCGCACGTGGCTTGGTCTGCAGTTTAATGTTCACGTGTGTTATTTATGATTCTGGGCTCGCTAGGCTGAGATGTGTGCTGGGCACAGCTTTTCTAACATCTCTACCATAAAGCATGTTGTCTAGTCCAGCTATACAGTTGTATAACTAAGCAccctttttaacatttttgaatGGACAATTTTGTGGTGTTTTGCGAGCTGTGGCTCTGTGCCATGTGCACGGTTTCCTTATGACTCAAGTGTTGTGAAGTGTTTGGAACACTTTGGTTGGTGCTTCACATCTTGTACTCTTTGTGCTGCCTCAAACGTCTGACTGTTATCTCTCCTCAGGCAACGGCAGTCGGAATGTGGGCGCCGGGGGGAAGGTGTGTGCAGCGGTGTGGTCGCAGCAGTGAGTCAGCCATAGTCATGGGGTGGAGAGCCTGATGGAAAGGGAGGGTTTAGTGATTGGGGAGGTGAGAGTATTGGAGGGAAGAGTTGGACCGAGAAGCAAGGTAGatgaaaagtgtttgtgtgaggaggaggacgaggaggagcagaatAAAGATTGGCGTTTGAGGGACGAGGAGAGATGAGTAAGGGAGGGGGCGTCAGGAGGAACAGGACGGCGAGAGAAACGAAGGCAGACACTGAATTCTCTCTTTGTTCTTTCCTCTGAAAAGCGCTCACAGCTGGTTCAGACCAGAGTGTAACGCAGCCTTGTATCAACGTCTCCCGGCAGCTCTGCCAAGTGTCCGTGGCGTCAGATGCCACAAACAATGCAATACTATACTGGGCTGATTGTGTTTCACCACTTATATTTCTCTGGTCATGAAATGGAACACTGTCCCAACTGTTGGGGCTGCATCTGTCGGGGCACTGCAGGGTTTTCATGATTATGGGCTGACTTTTAATCTGCAGTAACACAATATTGTGCCACAATCAAGGGTGATTCTGAGCAGCCTTCGCGTTGTACAATGGTTCAATAAAAGTGAATTCACCTCGTACCCTTTTGTGATCAAATTGTAATTAAGTCCAAAAAACATAAGTACAGGAggttaataaatgtgtgtgtgcgctgcttGTTCCCAGCATCTCCAGATGACTGTTCAGGctcttcaggatgagatgaggaTCCAGAGGGACCTGAACCAGCTGCTCCAGCAAGACCCCGCCATCCATGGGCGGGACCTGGTCCTCACATCTGAACCCACAGAGGAGAACTACCGGCGGCTACATGCGGAGCACGAGAGGCAGGCCAAAGAGCTCTTCCTCCTTAGAAAGACCTTAGAGGAGATGGAGTTACGGATCGACACGCAGAAGCAAACCCTGGGAGCCAGAGACGAGTCCATCAAGAAACTTTTGGAGATGCTGCAGAGCAAAGGTGGGTTTATACCTCTGTGGAGACGTTTCCAACcaatttatcctttttaaaGTATCAACGTCTTGGTTGAAATTCAAAGCCAATGCTGAACCGTGCCAAGAAGCAGTTCTTCTGTTTGCTGATAGATTGCGATAAACCATTTAAGTCAACAGGAAAAGCAGTAAACAATTTAAACTTCTAAATGCTTTTCATCTCAGGCTTTCAACTTTCACAACTGGGTTTCTGTGGTCCATAAACTACCCACTATGCGTGCTTTAACCCAAGCATGCTTCTGACACCAGGAATATGAGGGCTTCATGTAAAAGCTACTGTATATATGGGTGTCCCCCAAGATAATGTCACGTCGTGGTTGTTGGTGGCCAAAATATCCGCGATAATGCATTGACAAACCCATACAGGAAACTCaagtaaaaataactaaaaccaAAATTGGGTTATTGGGTTTATGTTTACTGTTGCTTTTTGAATCCAGTGTTTTTTATATCTCATCCCCTGCTGAACAGATGAGTTggctgttacaaaatagatgtcTTTACTTACTTCCTCATGGTAACCGGGCCGTTTGTACATCCTTCTCAGGACAATCTGCCAAGGCAtcagaggaggaccaggagcgGACCAGGAGACTGGCTGATGCAGAGATGCACAGGCATCACCTTGAGAGTTTACTGGACCAGAGAGACCGAGAGGTCAACACACTGAGAGAGGTACTGGTGACCTAATACCACATTGGGTTGGTCTAGTTTGGGGTTTTTTCCCCTCTTATTTATCCTCCGATATGAAACTGCCCATAAATGTTTTGCACACACATGTATCATGTTTTTCTTCATCCGACTCAATACGATACGAGGGAACCTCCGAGTCCACAAAAACTAAGGCTCTGCAGACTGTCATCGACATGAAGGTGAGGCTTAGAAAAGAATAGTGAATATGATCTATGTTTGCGTTATCTCACATATTTTTCAATGCATGTTAACCCCTCTTCACCAATGCCCAGGATGCAAAAATCAATTCGATGGAGCAAGGACTGAGAGACACggaagaggagctgctgctgatgaaatcCAATGGACTTCTGAGCTGCGAGGAGCggcaggaggagatgaagcaGATGGAGGTCTACCGCAGCCACATGAAATTCATGAAGAACAAGGTCTATGAGACCTTTTGTTCTCCTAATCGGATGCTTTTCCGCTAGaagtttctttcctttcctcatgtCTATTCACCTATTTTCAGATGGAGCAGGTGAAGCAGGACCTGTCCAGGAAGGACACCGAGCTGCTTGGTTTGCAGACCAAGCTGGAGACGCTCACCAACCAGTTCTCAGACAGTAAGCAGCACATCGAGGTCCTCAAGGAGTCACTCACTGCCAAGGAGCAGCGAGCCGCCATCCTACAGACTGAGGTACACCCTGGGCTCTTCTTTAAATTTGGCCAGCTCGCTTTGGAATGAGTGTAAAACAACAGCCCTCTTAAGAGAAAAGGCTTCCGACTGCTGATATAAGAGTCTGCAAAGAAGCAGTTACCGAATGTTTTGCTAGTTTCTCTGCTTTTGAGCACTTTTGAGTGCGTAGCGCAGTTCCAGCCAGTGACTGTTGTCGACCATTCCCTGTACCAGGTGGATGCCTTGCGCTTGCGcttggaggagaaggagtcgACTCTGAATAAGAAGAGCAAGCAGATTCAAGAAGTCTCAGAAGAGAAGGGCACACTCAAAGGGGAGATCCACGACCTCAAAGACATGCTGGAGGTCAAGGAGCGCAAAGTCAACGTGCTGCAGAAAAAGGTGATTTGGACTAAAAACAGACATCTGGTGTTCTTGGCATTTACCCCGTGCACTCATGGGGTCACAGCGCGTGTCCTGTGGCTGATGATCATTTTGTGTTCGCTCTGCAGATCGAGAacctgcaggagcagctgagggacAAGGAGAAGCAGATGAGCAGCCTGAAAGAGAGAGTGAAGTCTTTGCAGGCAGACACCTCAAACACTGACACTGCCCTCACCACACTAGAGGAGTCTCTTGCAGAAAAGGTTGAGTTCATGTCTGCACCTGCCGAATTGTATGCATGTTCATTCTGTATATTAAACGCGTGTCCGTTTTCTCTGCCTCCTGCCAGGAGCGCATTATTGAGCGTCTAAAAGAGCAGCGAGACCGAGACGACCGGGAGAAGACGGAGGAGATTGACAGTAACAAAAAGGAACTGAAAGAGTTGAAGGAGAAACTGAACCTCCTGCAGGGGGACCTGTCAGACAGAGAGGTGAGCAACACCAGCACAGGCAACAAAGGCACTTGCTTACtgtgtttctattaatattGTGAGACATTGTAGTCTGTTTTTGCTGTTCATCTTACTTTGCTATGAGTCATACATGTCTGTATTGGATCCAATGTATTTTCAGTCTCCTCAGTCCCATTCTCTTAGAGTTGGAGAAGGCTCATCTATGCtcttgtgtgggtgtgtttgtgcagacgTCTTTGTTGGACCTGAAGGAGCATGCATCATCCCTGGCATCCTCCGGTCTGAAGAAGGACTCCAAACTCAAGAGCATGGAGATCGCctttgaacagaaaagggagGAGTGCCTCAAAGTGGAGAATCAGCTTAAGAGGGTGAGATCCTAAAATAATGAAATCGGCAGCCATGTGCTGGCTCAGCGCTACACGGCGCTAGCTAATGATTTATTAATACGATTGTGATACCGTCTGTAATCTAAGCCTTGCGTACGGTAACTGTAGTGAAAACCCCTGTGTGTTTGGCTGACATCCCGTCCTGTTGTAAGGCTCAAAACGCAGCCCTGGAAGCTCAGGCCAACACCGAGCTGCCAGAGCGCATTAAGAACCTCCAACAGGAAGTTGCCCGCCATAAAGAGGATTCTGGGAAGGCGCAGGCTGAGGTGGACCGCCTGCTGGAGATCCTTCGGGAAATGGAGAATGAGAAGAATGACAAGGACAAAAAAATCAATGAGCTGGAGAGGTGggtggaaacatgcacatttcgGGTGCTCACAAAAATGTTAAAGATAACTGTTTAAAGCAGGTCAACTCAAAAGATGTGGACTTTGCGCCAAGGCTCAAGCTTTGCCTGTGATACTAAATTAAATAGTCATAATGTGTCAGCAAATGTGCCGCTGGTCTGATTGTTTGCCCGTGACATGAACGTTTAA encodes:
- the LOC120812566 gene encoding ELKS/Rab6-interacting/CAST family member 1-like isoform X4 gives rise to the protein MYGSARSVGRGDANHSGGRDGSGPGNQGSGRSPRLPRSPRMGHRRSNSTGGSGGGPGGAGGKTLSMENIQSLNAAYATSGPMYLSDNEVAMADYVPKSGGTMTTMGRQRVTYGSRATNSAVVAASTPNISTSVPGNAALSAGILAGDALAFGDHHMSSTVPHSLRQARDNTILDLQTQLKEILRENEMLRREVEVKQSKLSSSMNSIKTFWSPELKKERALRKDEVSKITVWKEQYRVIQDEAQHLQMTVQALQDEMRIQRDLNQLLQQDPAIHGRDLVLTSEPTEENYRRLHAEHERQAKELFLLRKTLEEMELRIDTQKQTLGARDESIKKLLEMLQSKGQSAKASEEDQERTRRLADAEMHRHHLESLLDQRDREVNTLREGTSESTKTKALQTVIDMKDAKINSMEQGLRDTEEELLLMKSNGLLSCEERQEEMKQMEMEQVKQDLSRKDTELLGLQTKLETLTNQFSDSKQHIEVLKESLTAKEQRAAILQTEVDALRLRLEEKESTLNKKSKQIQEVSEEKGTLKGEIHDLKDMLEVKERKVNVLQKKIENLQEQLRDKEKQMSSLKERVKSLQADTSNTDTALTTLEESLAEKERIIERLKEQRDRDDREKTEEIDSNKKELKELKEKLNLLQGDLSDRETSLLDLKEHASSLASSGLKKDSKLKSMEIAFEQKREECLKVENQLKRAQNAALEAQANTELPERIKNLQQEVARHKEDSGKAQAEVDRLLEILREMENEKNDKDKKINELERQTKDQSKKVASLKHKEQIEKKHKEQDTLRQKSERIEELEEALRESVQITAEREMVLAQEEAARSLQEKQMEELLGAMEKVKQELESMQAKLSSTQQSLCEKEAHLSTLRAERRKHLEEVLEMKQEALLAAISEKDANIALLELSSSKKKKTQDEVSLLKREKDRLVQQLKQQTQNRMKLMADNYEDDHLKTAPDQSNHKPSPDQMIPPLLALSQNRSKLKLYIAHLTDLCHDRDPGILSKLTPPSHYHHSDPEDWEEELQKMSVQQLESELEVCEKESGELQEYANSVLQQIADYCPDILEQVVNALEESC
- the LOC120812566 gene encoding ELKS/Rab6-interacting/CAST family member 1-like isoform X1 codes for the protein MYGSARSVGRGDANHSGGRDGSGPGNQGSGRSPRLPRSPRMGHRRSNSTGGSGGGPGGAGGKTLSMENIQSLNAAYATSGPMYLSDNEVAMADYVPKSGGTMTTMGRQRVTYGSRATNSAVVAASTPNISTSVPGNAALSAGILAGDALAFGDHHMSSTVPHSLRQARDNTILDLQTQLKEILRENEMLRREVEVKQSKLSSSMNSIKTFWSPELKKERALRKDEVSKITVWKEQYRVIQDEAQHLQMTVQALQDEMRIQRDLNQLLQQDPAIHGRDLVLTSEPTEENYRRLHAEHERQAKELFLLRKTLEEMELRIDTQKQTLGARDESIKKLLEMLQSKGQSAKASEEDQERTRRLADAEMHRHHLESLLDQRDREVNTLREGTSESTKTKALQTVIDMKDAKINSMEQGLRDTEEELLLMKSNGLLSCEERQEEMKQMEVYRSHMKFMKNKMEQVKQDLSRKDTELLGLQTKLETLTNQFSDSKQHIEVLKESLTAKEQRAAILQTEVDALRLRLEEKESTLNKKSKQIQEVSEEKGTLKGEIHDLKDMLEVKERKVNVLQKKIENLQEQLRDKEKQMSSLKERVKSLQADTSNTDTALTTLEESLAEKERIIERLKEQRDRDDREKTEEIDSNKKELKELKEKLNLLQGDLSDRETSLLDLKEHASSLASSGLKKDSKLKSMEIAFEQKREECLKVENQLKRAQNAALEAQANTELPERIKNLQQEVARHKEDSGKAQAEVDRLLEILREMENEKNDKDKKINELERQTKDQSKKVASLKHKEQIEKKHKEQVEKNRNARLVDEARKREDNMSESSHLVKDTLRQKSERIEELEEALRESVQITAEREMVLAQEEAARSLQEKQMEELLGAMEKVKQELESMQAKLSSTQQSLCEKEAHLSTLRAERRKHLEEVLEMKQEALLAAISEKDANIALLELSSSKKKKTQDEVSLLKREKDRLVQQLKQQTQNRMKLMADNYEDDHLKTAPDQSNHKPSPDQMIPPLLALSQNRSKLKLYIAHLTDLCHDRDPGILSKLTPPSHYHHSDPEDWEEELQKMSVQQLESELEVCEKESGELQEYANSVLQQIADYCPDILEQVVNALEESC
- the LOC120812566 gene encoding ELKS/Rab6-interacting/CAST family member 1-like isoform X3; translated protein: MYGSARSVGRGDANHSGGRDGSGPGNQGSGRSPRLPRSPRMGHRRSNSTGGSGGGPGGAGGKTLSMENIQSLNAAYATSGPMYLSDNEVAMADYVPKSGGTMTTMGRQRVTYGSRATNSAVVAASTPNISTSVPGNAALSAGILAGDALAFGDHHMSSTVPHSLRQARDNTILDLQTQLKEILRENEMLRREVEVKQSKLSSSMNSIKTFWSPELKKERALRKDEVSKITVWKEQYRVIQDEAQHLQMTVQALQDEMRIQRDLNQLLQQDPAIHGRDLVLTSEPTEENYRRLHAEHERQAKELFLLRKTLEEMELRIDTQKQTLGARDESIKKLLEMLQSKGQSAKASEEDQERTRRLADAEMHRHHLESLLDQRDREVNTLREGTSESTKTKALQTVIDMKDAKINSMEQGLRDTEEELLLMKSNGLLSCEERQEEMKQMEVYRSHMKFMKNKMEQVKQDLSRKDTELLGLQTKLETLTNQFSDSKQHIEVLKESLTAKEQRAAILQTEVDALRLRLEEKESTLNKKSKQIQEVSEEKGTLKGEIHDLKDMLEVKERKVNVLQKKIENLQEQLRDKEKQMSSLKERVKSLQADTSNTDTALTTLEESLAEKERIIERLKEQRDRDDREKTEEIDSNKKELKELKEKLNLLQGDLSDRETSLLDLKEHASSLASSGLKKDSKLKSMEIAFEQKREECLKVENQLKRAQNAALEAQANTELPERIKNLQQEVARHKEDSGKAQAEVDRLLEILREMENEKNDKDKKINELERQTKDQSKKVASLKHKEQIEKKHKEQDTLRQKSERIEELEEALRESVQITAEREMVLAQEEAARSLQEKQMEELLGAMEKVKQELESMQAKLSSTQQSLCEKEAHLSTLRAERRKHLEEVLEMKQEALLAAISEKDANIALLELSSSKKKKTQDEVSLLKREKDRLVQQLKQQTQNRMKLMADNYEDDHLKTAPDQSNHKPSPDQMIPPLLALSQNRSKLKLYIAHLTDLCHDRDPGILSKLTPPSHYHHSDPEDWEEELQKMSVQQLESELEVCEKESGELQEYANSVLQQIADYCPDILEQVVNALEESC
- the LOC120812566 gene encoding ELKS/Rab6-interacting/CAST family member 1-like isoform X2, with the translated sequence MYGSARSVGRGDANHSGGRDGSGPGNQGSGRSPRLPRSPRMGHRRSNSTGGSGGGPGGAGGKTLSMENIQSLNAAYATSGPMYLSDNEVAMADYVPKSGGTMTTMGRQRVTYGSRATNSAVVAASTPNISTSVPGNAALSAGILAGDALAFGDHHMSSTVPHSLRQARDNTILDLQTQLKEILRENEMLRREVEVKQSKLSSSMNSIKTFWSPELKKERALRKDEVSKITVWKEQYRVIQDEAQHLQMTVQALQDEMRIQRDLNQLLQQDPAIHGRDLVLTSEPTEENYRRLHAEHERQAKELFLLRKTLEEMELRIDTQKQTLGARDESIKKLLEMLQSKGQSAKASEEDQERTRRLADAEMHRHHLESLLDQRDREVNTLREGTSESTKTKALQTVIDMKDAKINSMEQGLRDTEEELLLMKSNGLLSCEERQEEMKQMEMEQVKQDLSRKDTELLGLQTKLETLTNQFSDSKQHIEVLKESLTAKEQRAAILQTEVDALRLRLEEKESTLNKKSKQIQEVSEEKGTLKGEIHDLKDMLEVKERKVNVLQKKIENLQEQLRDKEKQMSSLKERVKSLQADTSNTDTALTTLEESLAEKERIIERLKEQRDRDDREKTEEIDSNKKELKELKEKLNLLQGDLSDRETSLLDLKEHASSLASSGLKKDSKLKSMEIAFEQKREECLKVENQLKRAQNAALEAQANTELPERIKNLQQEVARHKEDSGKAQAEVDRLLEILREMENEKNDKDKKINELERQTKDQSKKVASLKHKEQIEKKHKEQVEKNRNARLVDEARKREDNMSESSHLVKDTLRQKSERIEELEEALRESVQITAEREMVLAQEEAARSLQEKQMEELLGAMEKVKQELESMQAKLSSTQQSLCEKEAHLSTLRAERRKHLEEVLEMKQEALLAAISEKDANIALLELSSSKKKKTQDEVSLLKREKDRLVQQLKQQTQNRMKLMADNYEDDHLKTAPDQSNHKPSPDQMIPPLLALSQNRSKLKLYIAHLTDLCHDRDPGILSKLTPPSHYHHSDPEDWEEELQKMSVQQLESELEVCEKESGELQEYANSVLQQIADYCPDILEQVVNALEESC